The Phormidium yuhuli AB48 DNA window GCGTCGCTGCTGGCGGTGCCCCTGGGCATTTTGATTGGTATTTCCCCCGTCGCTCTGAAGGCCTTCAATCCCTATATCCAACTGCTGAAGCCGGTGTCGCCCCTGGCCTGGTTACCCCTAGGTCTGTACCTGTTGCGGGACTCTGGAAAAACGGGCATCTTCATTATCTTGATCTCCAGCATTTGGCCCACCCTGATCAACACCGCCTTTGGGGTGGCCAACGTCAACAGAGATTATCTAGAGGTAGCCGATACCCTGGGGGCATCCCGGCTACGCACCATCTTTAAGGTGATTATTCCAGCGGCGCTACCCAACATTATTTCAGGGCTGCGGATCAGCATGGGGATTGCCTGGCTGGTGATTGTGGCGGCGGAAATGCTGCTAGGTAGCGGGATGGGCTTCTTCATCTGGAACGAGTGGAACAACCTATCGATTCCCAACATTCTGGTGGCTATTCTCATCATCGGCTTGACGGGGTTAATTCTCGATAGCCTGTTCGCTGCTCTAGAAAAATTTGTTGCATTTGGTCGAAACTCATGAGTCTTGCTCCTACAAACATTACTGAGCCTTCGGCGGTGCGATCGCAAACTGCCCAGCTCTCCATCCGCAACGTGACTAAGGTCTTTCCAGGCAAAAAGGATCTGTTTAGCAAGCTAACGGGTAAGGCTCGCCGCAATTTTGTGGCCATCGAAGACATCAACCTGGAGATTGAACCCAACACCTTTGTCTCCATCATTGGCCCCTCCGGTTGCGGCAAGTCCACCCTGCTGAATATGATTGCAGGGCTAAGTTCCATCTCCGGCGGCGAAATCCTGCTGAATGGTTACCCCATTACTGGGCCAGGGCCAGACCGGGGTATGGTCTTCCAAAACTACGCCCTGATGCCCTGGATGACGGTGGAGGAGAATCTACGGTTTGCGGTGGAAACCGTTAATCCGAAGATGTCCAAGAAAAACCGCGATCGCATTATTAAAGAGCATATTCAGCTCGTCGGCCTAGCCGGGGCCGAAAAGAAGCACCCCCACGAGCTATCCGGCGGAATGCGCCAACGAGTTGGTATTGCCCGCGCCTTGGCCATCAATCCGCAAATTCTGCTGATGGATGAGCCATTTGGTGCCCTGGATGCCCTGACTCGCGGCTTTTTACAGGAGGAAGTGGAACGCATTTGGGAACAGCAGCGCAAAACGGTCATCATGATTACCCACAGCATTGAAGAGGCCCTGTTGCTGAGCGATCGCATCATTATGATGACCCGTGGCCCCGCCGCCCGCATCGACGAAATCCTGGAGGTCCCCTTCCCCCGTCCGCGTAAGCGCGAAACCATCGAGCAGCACCCCCTCTACCACGACCTTAAGGCCGAGATGGAGAGCCACCTCTACCGCGAAACCCGCGCCGTCGAGGAAGCCCGCATCCAGCGGTAGGCCGCTAATCTCCCTCCCCGTCGCTCAGGGACGTGAACTGTGCTATTCTGTCCTCCTTCTCCCTGGGGGAGAAGGGCGGGGGGTAAGGGCCAAGAGCAAAACATTTGACCGAGTTAACGTAGTTTAAGAGGTTTTATCATGACCGTTCCTGCAATTACCGAGACGCTATTAGCTGCCAAGAAAGCATCGGGCCTCAGCTTTGCTGACCTAGAAGCTAAAATCGGCTGCGACGAGGTTTGGATTGCCTCGGTGTTCTACCGTCAGGCCAGCGCCTCAGTGGAAGAAGCCACCAAAATCATTGAAGCTATCGGAGCTGACTCTTCTCTGATTGAACCCCTCACCGAATGCCCGGTGAAAGGTGGCCTAGATCCCGTGGTACCCACCGACCCCCTAATCTACCGCTTCTACGAAATCATGCAAGTCTACGGGATGCCCATCAAAGCCGTTGTCCATGAAAAGTTTGGCGACGGCATCATGAGCGCCATCGACTTCACCCTGGATGTGGAAAGAGAAGAAGATCCCAAGGGCGATCGCGTCAAGGTGATCATGAGCGGCAAGTTCCTGCCCTATAAGAAGTGGTAGGAGCTATGGATGCCCACTGATGCTGATGGGCACCGACAACTCCTACCCCATGCCCTTCACCCGCGCAATCTCTGGGCTGTTGGCTAGCGTCAACAGCCCTTTCTTTCCCCCCTCTCTACTAAATAAAACTGTTGTACCTCTTCGGCCGTGGGTTGAGCCGCGATCGCCCCAGGCTTGGTGGCTGTTAATGCCCCCACGGCACTGGCATAGGTCATGATGTTACGGGCGTTCTCAGGGTCATGGAGGGCATCAACGCCATGTTTTTGAAGTTGATGTAGGAATCCGGCCACAAAGCCGTCTCCTGCCCCCGTGGTGTCCTGTACGGTCACCGGGAAAGCCTCAATGTCCCCCACCACATCCCCAAAACAATAACTACAGCCGCGATCGCCCCGAGTAATGATCAGCCGATTGACCCCTGGGAGTTGTGTGGCCACCTCCGTCACCCCCTGAGTATTAAAGAGAAAATCCGCCTCTTCCTCGGCGAGTTTTAGTAGATCTACATCGGCGATCGCCTTGCGAATCGTCGCCTTTGCTGACTCAACATCCTGCCAAAACACCGGCCGCCAGTTCACATCAATCAAGACTTGGACTCCATGCTGTTGGGCTAAGTCTCGACAATGGGCGATCGCCTCTTGGCATGGAGAATAGGCCAGTTCCAGAGTTCCCATCACCAAATACTCGGCCTCCATAAACAGGGATTCGGGAATTTGCCTAGCATCGAGGCGAGTATCGGCAAAGTCGGCACTGTTGAGTCCCCCAAATCCGGCAAATTCGCGATCGCCATCCTCCCGCCGTACAACATACACCTGTCGGGTGGGTGCATGGGGGTGTCGCTGAACCCCACTGATGTCAACCCCCACCTCTTGCAAGACTTGGCTCAGTTGATGTCCGGGTTTGTCGTCGCCAATGCAGCCAATGAATCCGGCTGAAGTTCCCAGTTTCACTAAACCACAGGCGACGTTAGCGGGCGCCCCCCCGGGATAGGCTGTCCAAGATTCAACGGCATCATAAGGCTTGCCAATCTGATCGGCTAAGCAGTCTAAGAGGATTTCTCCTAAGCAGAGGATGGTGGGGGCCATGGGTAATAATTGGAGAGACGATGGAAACAGGGAACAGGCAAGCTAGCAATAGGCAATAGGCAATGATGTTGGTAATTTTTGATGGGAATTGTAATCTCTGTGTGACGTTGGTGAGACTTCTCGAATCTTTGGATAGGGGCGATCGCTTTCGCTATCTGCCGATGCAGGATGAACGGGTGCTGTCTCGGTTTGGGATTACGCCTCAAGGCTGTGAGTTGGGCATGATTCTACTCAACCCTGACAATCCTCAAGAACGTTGGCAGGGAACGGCGGCGGCTGAGGAAATTGGGCGACGACTGCCGGCTGGGGAGGTGTTTGTTCAGGCCTATCGCAAGTTGCCGGGCCTGAAGAATTTGGGTGATGGGGTCTATGAGCAAGTGCGGGATAATCGCTATGATTGGTTCGGCCGCCGAGACCGTACCTATGGCTCTCAATATCCCCCTGACTTGACCGCTGATGCCTCTGAATAACGATGCCACAACCGTCGTAACCAACGATAGCCCAGAACAACGGGATGAGGGACGGCCAGGGCTAGACCGTTCAGGCCTAAACAGACGGTGGCTAGACTCAATAAAATGAAGGTGGGGGCTTGGACGACACCGACGGCAAACCAAGTCCAGACATGAAGAATCATGGTCACGGCGAGAATCGTCGCCAGAGCGGCGGATAATCGCTTGATATAGGGGGGTTTTTCCATGCCAACGACCCCCAGGGTGGTTAGGGTGGCTAGCAGGTTACTGGGAACGAGGAAGGCGCAGATGCCCAGACAATGGAGACGGGACAGTTCCGCGAGATGGCTGAAATCGAGCATAGTGACGTTGGTATCCTGTTGAGGTGGCCGAGGCCCGGTCGTGATGCAATGGTGATGGAACAGTGCAGATTATATTTTATCGATTGTGGTCAAGTTGACGAGTCTTCGTGCATCATTTGCTGAGTTATGGCGATTTATGTCTATTGGGGAGAGGATGAGTTTGCTTGCGATCGCGCCGTTCAGGAGTTGCGCGATCGCAGTCTTGATCCGGCTTGGGGTTCCTTTAACTTCGATAAAATCGCGGCCGATACCCCAGATGCTGCCATTGAGGGGTTAAATCAAGCCATGACACCTCCCTTTGGCGGTGGACAACGGTTGGTTTGGTTGGACAACACGCCGATTCTGCAACAGTGTTCCCAAGACATCCAGAAAAATCTGGAACGCACCCTGCCCCAACTCCCTGATACATCCGTTTTGCTGCTGACGAGTCGCAAGAAACCAGATCAGCGGCTGAAATCTACCAAACTCTTGAAAAAGCTGGCACAGTTTCAGGAATTTTCCCCGATTCCTCCCTGGAAAACTGACCTTCTGATTCGTCGGGTTCGCGAGGTGGCCCGTAGCCTGGACATTGCCATCGCCCCAGCGGCGGCGGAACGGCTGGCGGAGGCGGTGGGGAATAATACCCGCCAGTTGGTGACGGAACTGGAGAAATTGAAACTGTTTGTGGGAGAGCAACAGGTGGGAGTGGCCGCTGTGGAGGCGTTAGTAACAACCACCACCCAAACCAGTTTACAACTGGCGAAAACGATTCTTCAAGGGGATACGGCCACGGCCTTGAGCTTAGTGGATGATTTAATTGCCCGAAATGAGGTTCCGATTGTGATTTCGGCGACGTTGATTGGACAATTTCGCACTTGGCTGTGGGTCAAATTGATGATAGAGCTGCGAGAGCGAGATGAGAAAGCAATTGCCCAAGCAGCGGAGGTGGGAAATCCCAAACGCATTTACTTTTTACGGCAAGAGGTGAGTCGTATTTCCCTGGCACAGTTAGAGCAAACTTTGCCGATTTTATTAGGGTTGGAGACGCAGTTGAAGAGTGGTGGGGATGCGATCGCCACTCTTCAAATGAAGGTGATAGAATTATGCCGGGTTTGTCGACGATAGCTAACCCGGATGTTCTTGCCCTTACGTCTCAGACTGACTATGGTTCCACGATTGTCTGTTTCATCAATCATTCTTAGCGCTACAAGTATCACCCTACTCACACTTCTCAGTGGCTGTGGGGGGAATGCCTCCAACGGAAACACTCCCGAAGTAGGCACTGAAGCTCCCTCAGAAACATGGCTTGATGCGTATGCGACTAGCCTGTCGCAAATCGAACAACAACGCCAGGCCAGTGCCCGAGAAATTTTGGATAATGTACCTGAGAACGAACGGCCGGCCCTGCAAGAGGTTCGTTGCGACCAACCGGAGAGTGTTCGCGGGTTTTCACGCAACCTACGGCGGGGACTTGTCAACTACTGCGATCGCGTTGCTGAGATTATTGAGGCGCAAAATATGACCGTCGAGGAGTTTAATGAGATGCGCGATCGCATTCGCCAAGATCCCCTACTCGAAAATCAGGTCATGCAGCGGTTAGTGCAATTACAACAGCAACAGGAGGGTTAAACGAAAATCCCTAGTACCGAGGAACCGAGCGGTCAATGGTGAGGGAGTAGGAGTCAATTCCTCCCGCAATGTTGAAGACCTTTTTAAATCCTTGGGACTCTAGCCATTGACAGGC harbors:
- a CDS encoding ABC transporter permease, with product MAASSTATSADLVPSLTKAPWWKSENVRAAGLFALSLGLFLLLWEVGARFDWFVRGVPTATETLSELWWWISNPFFNNGPNDLGIGWNLLISLRRVAIGYIAASLLAVPLGILIGISPVALKAFNPYIQLLKPVSPLAWLPLGLYLLRDSGKTGIFIILISSIWPTLINTAFGVANVNRDYLEVADTLGASRLRTIFKVIIPAALPNIISGLRISMGIAWLVIVAAEMLLGSGMGFFIWNEWNNLSIPNILVAILIIGLTGLILDSLFAALEKFVAFGRNS
- a CDS encoding ABC transporter ATP-binding protein, yielding MSLAPTNITEPSAVRSQTAQLSIRNVTKVFPGKKDLFSKLTGKARRNFVAIEDINLEIEPNTFVSIIGPSGCGKSTLLNMIAGLSSISGGEILLNGYPITGPGPDRGMVFQNYALMPWMTVEENLRFAVETVNPKMSKKNRDRIIKEHIQLVGLAGAEKKHPHELSGGMRQRVGIARALAINPQILLMDEPFGALDALTRGFLQEEVERIWEQQRKTVIMITHSIEEALLLSDRIIMMTRGPAARIDEILEVPFPRPRKRETIEQHPLYHDLKAEMESHLYRETRAVEEARIQR
- the cynS gene encoding cyanase, producing the protein MTVPAITETLLAAKKASGLSFADLEAKIGCDEVWIASVFYRQASASVEEATKIIEAIGADSSLIEPLTECPVKGGLDPVVPTDPLIYRFYEIMQVYGMPIKAVVHEKFGDGIMSAIDFTLDVEREEDPKGDRVKVIMSGKFLPYKKW
- a CDS encoding carbohydrate kinase family protein, with product MAPTILCLGEILLDCLADQIGKPYDAVESWTAYPGGAPANVACGLVKLGTSAGFIGCIGDDKPGHQLSQVLQEVGVDISGVQRHPHAPTRQVYVVRREDGDREFAGFGGLNSADFADTRLDARQIPESLFMEAEYLVMGTLELAYSPCQEAIAHCRDLAQQHGVQVLIDVNWRPVFWQDVESAKATIRKAIADVDLLKLAEEEADFLFNTQGVTEVATQLPGVNRLIITRGDRGCSYCFGDVVGDIEAFPVTVQDTTGAGDGFVAGFLHQLQKHGVDALHDPENARNIMTYASAVGALTATKPGAIAAQPTAEEVQQFYLVERGERKGC
- a CDS encoding thiol-disulfide oxidoreductase DCC family protein, with protein sequence MMLVIFDGNCNLCVTLVRLLESLDRGDRFRYLPMQDERVLSRFGITPQGCELGMILLNPDNPQERWQGTAAAEEIGRRLPAGEVFVQAYRKLPGLKNLGDGVYEQVRDNRYDWFGRRDRTYGSQYPPDLTADASE
- the holA gene encoding DNA polymerase III subunit delta, which produces MAIYVYWGEDEFACDRAVQELRDRSLDPAWGSFNFDKIAADTPDAAIEGLNQAMTPPFGGGQRLVWLDNTPILQQCSQDIQKNLERTLPQLPDTSVLLLTSRKKPDQRLKSTKLLKKLAQFQEFSPIPPWKTDLLIRRVREVARSLDIAIAPAAAERLAEAVGNNTRQLVTELEKLKLFVGEQQVGVAAVEALVTTTTQTSLQLAKTILQGDTATALSLVDDLIARNEVPIVISATLIGQFRTWLWVKLMIELRERDEKAIAQAAEVGNPKRIYFLRQEVSRISLAQLEQTLPILLGLETQLKSGGDAIATLQMKVIELCRVCRR
- a CDS encoding DUF4168 domain-containing protein; this translates as MVPRLSVSSIILSATSITLLTLLSGCGGNASNGNTPEVGTEAPSETWLDAYATSLSQIEQQRQASAREILDNVPENERPALQEVRCDQPESVRGFSRNLRRGLVNYCDRVAEIIEAQNMTVEEFNEMRDRIRQDPLLENQVMQRLVQLQQQQEG